A region from the Vulpes lagopus strain Blue_001 chromosome 5, ASM1834538v1, whole genome shotgun sequence genome encodes:
- the PRR9 gene encoding proline-rich protein 9 produces MSFNEQQCKQPCVPPPCLQKTQEQCQAKAEEVCLPSCQDPCQEKCPVQVQEVCLPQCQELNQESCPQQVQDQFPPQCIEPYQELSQTKCVEVCPQKVQEKCLSLSKGK; encoded by the coding sequence ATGTCATTTAATGAACAACAGTGCAAGCAGCCATGTGTGCCTCCTCCATGTCTTCAAAAGACCCAAGAGCAATGCCAGGCAAAGGCTGAGGAGGTATGCCTCCCTTCATGCCAGGATCCCTGCCAAGAGAAGTGCCCAGTGCAAGTTCAGGAGGTGTGTCTTCCTCAGTGCCAGGAGTTAAACCAAGAGAGTTGCCCACAGCAAGTCCAAGACCAATTCCCACCTCAGTGTATAGAGCCTTACCAGGAGCTATCTCAGACAAAATGTGTGGAAGTTTGTCCACAGAAAGTTCAAGAAAAGTGCTTATCCCTCAGCAAGGGAAAGTAG
- the LELP1 gene encoding late cornified envelope-like proline-rich protein 1: MSSDDNNKSSEPKNEPKNCDPRCEHKCEAKCQPSCLKKLLQRCSEKYPREKCPAPPKCPPCPPPCPSPCPTSCPPKPCAKPCPPKCPSPCPPPE; this comes from the coding sequence atgtCGAGTGATGATAACAATAAATCCAGTGAACCCAAGAATGAGCCCAAGAATTGTGATCCCAGATGTGAACACAAGTGTGAAGCCAAATGCCAGCCCAGCTGTTTAAAGAAGCTGCTGCAAAGGTGCTCTGAAAAATACCCACGAGAAAAGTGCCCAGCACCACCAAAGTGCCCACCGTGCCCCCCACCATGCCCTTCTCCATGCCCGACTTCCTGCCCCCCCAAGCCCTGTGCCAAGCCCTGTCCTCCTAAatgcccatctccctgcccacccccagagTGA